The bacterium DNA segment CGTCGCCGCACAGCTGCTGGCGGCTGGCGCTGATAGCTTTTGCTGCAGCGCTGGTTGCCACGGCGTGTGAGGCGCTCTCTTACAGCGGATCGGACAATCTGACTGTACCTTTGGGCAGCGCATTCGTGCTGCAATATTTGATCTCTCATTCCGCTGCGCAGGCCAATGGATTTCTGCTTGGAGTGGGATTATCCCTGCTGCTGGCGTGCGTCTCAGTGCAGCTGCGGTTTCTCACAGCCGGCGGTTCGGTGATGATGTTTTTGCTGGGCGTGCTCATCTTTGGCAGCGGTCGCTGGATGTTCGCCCTACCGATTTTAGCGTTTTTTATTTTCTCCAGTCTGTTGTCTGGATTGGGGAAAAAAGCCAAGCAACGATACAGCGGGTTGATTGAAAAGAGCGGCAGCCGGGATGCCGCGCAGGTTTTGGCCAACGGCGGAGTGGCCGGGTTGATTTTGTTGATATGGCATTTTAATCCAGTCCCGGTTCTTTTTCTGCTCTACGGCGCTTCGCTGGCCGCGGTGACCGCTGATACGTGGGCGACTGAGTTGGGGTTGTTGTCCAAATCTTCGCCGCGATCCATTTTGACGTTTCAACCCGTGGCGCCGGGCACTTCGGGCGGTCTTTCGCTTGTCGGCACACTGGGCGCTGCGTTGGGCAGTGTGGTCTTGGCCGGTTTGAGCATCCGATTGGCGCCGGCGGCGCTGTTGTCCGGACAGGCGGGCACGGCATTCATTATCGTGGCGTCGGCCGGCTTTCTCGCCAGTCTGGTTGACAGTCTACTGGGCGCCACAGTGCAGGCTCGTTTCATCTGTGATCGATGCGGCAAGGCGACGGAGAAAAAAGTCCACTGCGGCGGCGAGGCGACCCGTCTGGTCGGCGGCGTCCGGTGGATGAACAACGATGTGGTGAACGTATTGGCCGCTCTCAGCGGCGTTCTTCTGGCGTGGCTGGGGGCATCGTTGGCCTGAACATGAATGATTGATGTGTTTTGCAGCTATCCTTAACATTATCCTACAGGAGGTTTCATGACTACGATTGTCGATGTTTTCGCCCGCGAAATTCTAGATTCCCGTGGTAATCCCACCATTGAAGTAGACGTGGCTTTAGAGGGTGGCGCTCTCGGCCGCGCGGCCATCCCTTCAGGAGCTTCCACCGGCGAGCACGAAGCAGTGGAATTACGCGACGGAGACGCCAAACGCTATATGGGCAAAGGCGTTCAGCAGGCGGTGAAAAATGTGAACGACATCATCGCCAACGACATCATTGGTGAGGACGCGACAAATCAGGTTTTGATTGACAAGATTTTGCTCGAGCTGGATGGGACGCCGAATAAAGCCAAGTTGGGCGCCAACGCCATGCTGGGCGTGTCACTGGCGGTGTGCAAGGCTGCGGCGGAAGCCTTCGGACTGCCGCTCTACCAGTATATCGGCGGCGTCAACGCCAAGGTTCTGCCGGTTCCGATGATGAACATCCTCAACGGCGGCAAGCATGCGGACAATAACGTGGATCTGCAGGAGTTTATGGTGATGCCGGCCGGCGCCTCGAGCTTTGCCGAAGCGTTGCGCATGGGCGCCGAGGTTTTCCACAGCCTCAAAGCGGTGTTGAAGAAAAAAGGGTTGAACACCTCCGTGGGCGACGAAGGCGGATTTGCACCGGATCTAAAGTCCAATGAAGAGGCGCTGCAGGTGATCGTCGAGGCCATCACCAAAGCCGGCTACAAGCCCGGCAAACAGATCTTTATCGCACTGGATCCGGCCAGCTCCGAGTTTTTCGATAAAAAGACCCAGATGTACAATCTCAAAGGCGAAGGGAAGAAATTGACCCCGGCCAAGCTGGTTGATTATTACGCCAAGCTGGTGGAAAAATATCCCATCATCTCCATTGAGGATGGAATGGCGGAGGATGATTGGGACGGCTGGAAACTGATGACCGAAAAGCTGGGCGACAAGATCCAGATAGTGGGCGATGATCTGTTCGTCACCAACGTAGTGCGGCTGAAACGCGGCATCGACATGGGCGTGTGCAACTCCATT contains these protein-coding regions:
- a CDS encoding DUF92 domain-containing protein, producing MAAGCLVLQSKWPLVTIALFFVGFNLVALRYGWLDGLHDTLRPTLGTVFYPLAFLVLLLWLWDDYRGVIIIAMLIMAVADAAAALVGRRARRPRVYRFGAEAKTLQGSITMFLVSLAIALFGLCFLLSSPHSCWRLALIAFAAALVATACEALSYSGSDNLTVPLGSAFVLQYLISHSAAQANGFLLGVGLSLLLACVSVQLRFLTAGGSVMMFLLGVLIFGSGRWMFALPILAFFIFSSLLSGLGKKAKQRYSGLIEKSGSRDAAQVLANGGVAGLILLIWHFNPVPVLFLLYGASLAAVTADTWATELGLLSKSSPRSILTFQPVAPGTSGGLSLVGTLGAALGSVVLAGLSIRLAPAALLSGQAGTAFIIVASAGFLASLVDSLLGATVQARFICDRCGKATEKKVHCGGEATRLVGGVRWMNNDVVNVLAALSGVLLAWLGASLA
- the eno gene encoding phosphopyruvate hydratase, whose amino-acid sequence is MTTIVDVFAREILDSRGNPTIEVDVALEGGALGRAAIPSGASTGEHEAVELRDGDAKRYMGKGVQQAVKNVNDIIANDIIGEDATNQVLIDKILLELDGTPNKAKLGANAMLGVSLAVCKAAAEAFGLPLYQYIGGVNAKVLPVPMMNILNGGKHADNNVDLQEFMVMPAGASSFAEALRMGAEVFHSLKAVLKKKGLNTSVGDEGGFAPDLKSNEEALQVIVEAITKAGYKPGKQIFIALDPASSEFFDKKTQMYNLKGEGKKLTPAKLVDYYAKLVEKYPIISIEDGMAEDDWDGWKLMTEKLGDKIQIVGDDLFVTNVVRLKRGIDMGVCNSILIKLNQIGTLTETLDTIEMAKAASYTSVVSHRSGETEDSIIADVVVATNVGQIKTGSVCRTDRICKYNQLLRIEESLGEVARFAGMSVVKKR